In Juglans microcarpa x Juglans regia isolate MS1-56 chromosome 7D, Jm3101_v1.0, whole genome shotgun sequence, the following are encoded in one genomic region:
- the LOC121239601 gene encoding triosephosphate isomerase, cytosolic, with protein sequence MVRKFFVGGNWKCNGTGEEVKKIVTTLNEAEVPSEDVVEVVVSPPFVFLPLVKSLLRSDFHVSAQNCWVRKGGAFTGEVSAEMLVNLGIPWVILGHSERRALLNESNEFVGDKVAYALSQGLKVIACVGETLEQRESGSTVAVVAAQTKAIADKVSNWENVVLAYEPVWAIGTGKVATPVQAQEVHVELRKWLHNNVGAEVAASTRIIYGGSVNGANCKELATQPDVDGFLVGGASLKLEFIDIIKSATVKKHH encoded by the exons ATGGTCAGGAAATTCTTCGTCGGAGGCAACTGGAAATGC AATGGGACAGGTGAGGAGGTGAAGAAGATTGTTACTACACTTAATGAAGCTGAAGTCCCTTCTGAAGATGTTGTGG AGGTGGTTGTAAGCCCTCCATTTGTGTTTCTTCCTTTGGTGAAAAGCTTATTGCGCTCTGATTTCCATGTCTCGGCACAGAACTGTTGGGTTCGCAAAGGTGGTGCTTTTACTGGAGAGGTTAG TGCAGAGATGCTTGTCAATTTGGGCATCCCCTGGGTCATCCTTGGTCATTCTGAAAGAAGAGCTCTTCTAAACGAGTCAAATGAG TTTGTTGGAGATAAAGTTGCATATGCACTCTCTCAAGGGTTAAAAGTGATTGCTTGTGTTGGGGAGACTCTTGAGCAGCGAGAGTCGGGATCCACAGTGGCTGTTGTTGCTGCACAAACAAAAGCAATTGCAG ATAAGGTATCGAATTGGGAAAATGTTGTTTTGGCTTATGAGCCAGTTTGGGCAATTGGAACTGGGAAGGTTGCAACCCCTGTTCAGGCGCAGGAA GTTCATGTAGAATTGAGGAAATGGCTTCATAACAATGTGGGAGCTGAAGTCGCTGCATCAACCAGGATCATCTATGGAG GTTCTGTAAATGGAGCAAATTGCAAAGAATTGGCAACACAGCCAGATGTGGATGGATTTTTGGTTGGTGGAGCTTCCCTTAAG CTGGAGTTCATTGACATCATCAAGTCAGCCACAGTGAAGAAGCATCATTAG
- the LOC121238798 gene encoding probable serine/threonine-protein kinase PBL9 isoform X2, producing the protein MSTRNFRPDSVLGEGGFGSVFKGWIDEHTFAASKPGTGMIIAVKRLNQESFQGHREWLAEVNYLGQLYHPHLVKLIGYCLEDEHRLLVYEFMPRGSLENHLFRRGSYFQPLSWSLRLKVALGAAKGLAFLHSAETKVIYRDFKTSNILLDSNYNAKLSDFGLAKDGPTGDKSHVSTRVMGTYGYAAPEYLATGHLTTRSDVYSFGVVLLEMLSGRRAVDKNRPAGEHNLVEWAKPYLANRRKMFRILDNRLEGQYTMEGAYKAATLALRCLSMEAKFRPTMDEVVTALEQLQEAKDNGVIQNNPSTGPRVRRRSTGDTPHGRSPAAYPRPSASPLYA; encoded by the exons ATGTCCACCAGGAATTTCCGTCCTGATAGTGTGTTAGGAGAAGGTGGTTTTGGTTCGGTTTTTAAGGGATGGATTGATGAGCATACATTTGCTGCAAGCAAGCCTGGGACTGGCATGATTATAGCTGTGAAAAGGCTAAATCAAGAAAGTTTCCAAGGTCACAGAGAGTGGTTG GCAGAAGTAAATTATCTCGGACAGCTTTATCATCCGCATCTGGTAAAATTGATAGGCTATTGCTTGGAGGATGAACACCGGCTGCTGGTGTATGAGTTTATGCCTCGAGGCAGcttggaaaatcatttattcaGGA GGGGGTCTTATTTCCAACCTCTTTCTTGGAGCCTCCGTCTGAAGGTTGCTCTTGGTGCTGCAAAGGGGCTTGCCTTCCTTCATAGTGCTGAAACAAAAGTTATATATCGAGACTTCAAGACTTCTAATATTTTGCTTGATTCA AACTACAATGCAAAGCTTTCTGATTTTGGGTTGGCCAAGGATGGGCCGACTGGTGATAAAAGTCATGTCTCTACCAGGGTTATGGGGACCTATGGATATGCTGCTCCAGAATATCTGGCCACAG GTCATCTTACTACTAGGAGTGATGTCTACAGCTTTGGGGTTGTCTTACTTGAAATGTTGTCTGGCCGGAGAGCAGTTGATAAGAATCGGCCAGCTGGAGAGCACAATCTGGTGGAATGGGCTAAACCCTACCTGGCAAACAGAAGAAAGATGTTTCGAATCCTAGATAATCGTCTTGAAGGGCAATATACAATGGAAGGAGCATATAAGGCAGCAACCCTTGCATTGCGATGCCTATCCATGGAAGCCAAGTTCAGGCCAACCATGGATGAGGTTGTAACGGCCTTGGAGCAGCTACAGGAAGCAAAGGACAATGGAGTCATTCAGAACAATCCGAGTACTGGACCCAGGGTTCGAAGACGAAGTACTGGTGATACTCCACATGGAAGGAGCCCTGCTGCTTACCCTCGGCCCTCTGCCTCCCCTCTTTATGCATGA
- the LOC121238798 gene encoding probable serine/threonine-protein kinase PBL9 isoform X1, giving the protein MGICLSAQIKAESQCNTGANSKYVSTDGNDFSSTSSKVSSVSVPQTPRSEGEILQSTNVKSFSFSELKMSTRNFRPDSVLGEGGFGSVFKGWIDEHTFAASKPGTGMIIAVKRLNQESFQGHREWLAEVNYLGQLYHPHLVKLIGYCLEDEHRLLVYEFMPRGSLENHLFRRGSYFQPLSWSLRLKVALGAAKGLAFLHSAETKVIYRDFKTSNILLDSNYNAKLSDFGLAKDGPTGDKSHVSTRVMGTYGYAAPEYLATGHLTTRSDVYSFGVVLLEMLSGRRAVDKNRPAGEHNLVEWAKPYLANRRKMFRILDNRLEGQYTMEGAYKAATLALRCLSMEAKFRPTMDEVVTALEQLQEAKDNGVIQNNPSTGPRVRRRSTGDTPHGRSPAAYPRPSASPLYA; this is encoded by the exons ATGGGGATTTGCTTGAGCGCCCAAATTAAAGCTGAGAGCCAATGTAACACAG GGGCGAATTCGAAATACGTTAGCACTGATGGGAATGATTTTAGCAGTACAAGTAGCAAGGTCTCATCGGTATCAGTGCCTCAGACCCCTCGCAGTGAGGGTGAGATCTTGCAGTCAACCAATGTGAAGAGCTTTAGTTTTTCCGAACTCAAAATGTCCACCAGGAATTTCCGTCCTGATAGTGTGTTAGGAGAAGGTGGTTTTGGTTCGGTTTTTAAGGGATGGATTGATGAGCATACATTTGCTGCAAGCAAGCCTGGGACTGGCATGATTATAGCTGTGAAAAGGCTAAATCAAGAAAGTTTCCAAGGTCACAGAGAGTGGTTG GCAGAAGTAAATTATCTCGGACAGCTTTATCATCCGCATCTGGTAAAATTGATAGGCTATTGCTTGGAGGATGAACACCGGCTGCTGGTGTATGAGTTTATGCCTCGAGGCAGcttggaaaatcatttattcaGGA GGGGGTCTTATTTCCAACCTCTTTCTTGGAGCCTCCGTCTGAAGGTTGCTCTTGGTGCTGCAAAGGGGCTTGCCTTCCTTCATAGTGCTGAAACAAAAGTTATATATCGAGACTTCAAGACTTCTAATATTTTGCTTGATTCA AACTACAATGCAAAGCTTTCTGATTTTGGGTTGGCCAAGGATGGGCCGACTGGTGATAAAAGTCATGTCTCTACCAGGGTTATGGGGACCTATGGATATGCTGCTCCAGAATATCTGGCCACAG GTCATCTTACTACTAGGAGTGATGTCTACAGCTTTGGGGTTGTCTTACTTGAAATGTTGTCTGGCCGGAGAGCAGTTGATAAGAATCGGCCAGCTGGAGAGCACAATCTGGTGGAATGGGCTAAACCCTACCTGGCAAACAGAAGAAAGATGTTTCGAATCCTAGATAATCGTCTTGAAGGGCAATATACAATGGAAGGAGCATATAAGGCAGCAACCCTTGCATTGCGATGCCTATCCATGGAAGCCAAGTTCAGGCCAACCATGGATGAGGTTGTAACGGCCTTGGAGCAGCTACAGGAAGCAAAGGACAATGGAGTCATTCAGAACAATCCGAGTACTGGACCCAGGGTTCGAAGACGAAGTACTGGTGATACTCCACATGGAAGGAGCCCTGCTGCTTACCCTCGGCCCTCTGCCTCCCCTCTTTATGCATGA
- the LOC121239949 gene encoding methyl-CpG-binding domain-containing protein 5-like, with amino-acid sequence MSTWCQDPNPNPKSPKRDPSRPGKSLSAELPSDPLLRPGSYIDSTATGRDGTASMLGMRGSSDSSSPSLASKTSNGVATPFPESTESPAGAQQRRGAAAALPDWLPPGWKIEDRARISGASAGMIDRYFLDPVSGHRFRSKKEVFFFLETGTKRKRGKVMENSDADKLGSEGQKPKKSGMKSKSSASKFDFSNVPEKVEWVLTDAAQGSWAPFIGDEKVSESTMQEWSAAFTAVASRDNDQRKS; translated from the exons ATGTCCACCTGGTGTCAGGATCCGAACCCCAACCCGAAGTCTCCCAAACGAGACCCGAGCAGACCCGGAAAATCCCTATCCGCCGAGCTGCCATCCGATCCGCTGCTCAGACCCGGCTCCTACATCGACTCAACTGCCACTGGGCGTGACGGGACTGCTTCGATGCTTGGTATGCGCGGCTCGTCCGATAGCTCGTCGCCTTCTTTAGCCTCGAAGACTTCTAACGGTGTGGCCACGCCGTTTCCGGAGAGCACGGAATCTCCGGCGGGAGCTCAGCAGCGTCGGGGGGCGGCGGCGGCGCTACCGGACTGGTTGCCGCCTGGTTGGAAAATCGAAGACAGAGCTCGGATCTCTGGTGCCTCAGCTGGAATGATAGATAGG TACTTTCTTGATCCAGTTTCAGGCCATCGATTCCGATCAAAGAAAgaggtttttttcttcttagaaaCCGGAACCAAACGGAAAAGGGGGAAAGTAATGGAGAACTCTGATGCTGATAAATTG GGTTCTGAGGGCCAGAAACCAAAGAAGTCTGGCATGAAGTCGAAGAGTTCTgcttcaaaatttgatttttctaaCGTGCCTGAGAAGGTCGAATGGGTTCTCACAGATGCCGCCCAAGGATCCTGGGCTCCTTTTATTGGTGATGAAAAGGTGTCAGAATCTACTATGCAAGAGTGGTCCGCTGCATTTACAGCCGTCGCCTCCAGAGACAATGATCAGAGAAAGTCTTGA